One genomic window of Streptomyces sp. NBC_01276 includes the following:
- a CDS encoding biotin carboxylase N-terminal domain-containing protein, with the protein MFSTVLVANRGEIAVRVIRTLRQLGIRSVAVFSDADADARHVREADTAVRIGPAAAAESYLSVERLLDAARRTGAEAVHPGYGFLAENAGFARACADAGLAFIGPPASAISLMGDKIRAKETVKAAGVPVVPGSSGSGLTDAELVSAAEAIGMPVLLKPSAGGGGKGMRLVRDAAVLAEEIAAARREAKSSFGDDTLLVERWVDRPRHIEIQVLADAHGNVVHLGERECSLQRRHQKVIEEAPSVLLDEEVRAAMGAAAVEAARSCGYVGAGTVEFIVPGGDPSSYYFMEMNTRLQVEHPVTELITGLDLVEQQLRVAAGAPLGFGQADVRLTGHAIEARVCAEDPARGFLPSGGTVLALSEPEGGAVRTDSGLTAGVDTGSTYDPMLSKVIAYGPDRASALRSLRAALADTVILGVQTNTGFLRRLLAHPDVVSGDLDTGLVERDLQALLPEGVPAEVYAAAALLAAAPPARPQGWADPFDAADGWRLGGTPAWTVHHFRLPGRDPVEVRTRPSGPGTELLLAPDGDGVAASAAGRVVARTGDLVTVELDGVTHRFSHAASSEGTWLGRDGDAWHVQRHDPVAALLGGAGRTGADTLAAPMPGTVTVVKVAVGDKVAAGQSLLVVEAMKMEHVISAPHAGTVTELDVTPGTTVAMDQVLAVVTPDGEEEGDR; encoded by the coding sequence ATGTTCAGCACTGTTCTGGTCGCGAACCGGGGCGAGATCGCGGTACGGGTCATCCGCACGCTGCGGCAGCTCGGCATCCGCTCCGTGGCCGTCTTCAGCGACGCCGACGCGGACGCCCGGCACGTACGGGAGGCCGACACGGCCGTCCGGATCGGCCCGGCGGCCGCCGCCGAGAGCTACCTGTCGGTGGAGCGGCTCCTGGACGCCGCCCGCCGCACCGGCGCCGAGGCCGTCCACCCCGGCTACGGCTTCCTCGCGGAGAACGCCGGCTTCGCCCGGGCCTGCGCCGACGCCGGGCTGGCCTTCATCGGCCCGCCCGCGAGCGCCATCTCCCTGATGGGCGACAAGATCCGGGCCAAGGAGACGGTGAAGGCGGCGGGCGTGCCCGTGGTCCCCGGCTCCTCCGGAAGCGGTCTCACCGACGCCGAGCTGGTCTCCGCGGCCGAGGCCATCGGCATGCCCGTCCTGCTGAAGCCCTCCGCGGGCGGCGGCGGCAAGGGCATGCGGCTGGTCCGCGACGCGGCCGTGCTGGCCGAGGAGATCGCGGCCGCCCGCCGCGAGGCGAAGTCCTCCTTCGGCGACGACACCCTGCTCGTCGAGCGGTGGGTCGACCGGCCCCGGCACATCGAGATCCAGGTGCTGGCCGACGCGCACGGCAACGTGGTCCACCTCGGCGAGCGCGAGTGCTCCCTCCAGCGGCGCCACCAGAAGGTCATCGAGGAGGCGCCCTCGGTCCTGCTCGACGAGGAGGTCCGCGCGGCGATGGGCGCCGCGGCCGTGGAGGCGGCCCGCAGTTGCGGGTACGTCGGCGCGGGCACCGTGGAGTTCATCGTGCCGGGCGGGGACCCGTCCTCGTACTACTTCATGGAGATGAACACCCGCCTCCAGGTCGAGCACCCGGTGACCGAGCTGATCACGGGCCTGGACCTGGTGGAGCAGCAGCTGCGGGTGGCGGCGGGGGCTCCCCTCGGGTTCGGGCAGGCGGACGTGCGGCTGACCGGCCACGCCATCGAGGCCCGCGTCTGCGCCGAGGACCCGGCCCGCGGCTTCCTGCCGTCCGGCGGTACGGTCCTGGCCCTGTCGGAGCCGGAGGGCGGGGCGGTGCGCACCGACTCCGGGCTGACGGCCGGCGTGGACACCGGCTCCACGTACGACCCGATGCTGTCGAAGGTCATCGCGTACGGACCCGACCGGGCCTCGGCCCTGCGCTCCCTGCGGGCGGCCCTGGCCGACACCGTGATCCTGGGCGTCCAGACCAACACCGGCTTCCTGCGCAGGCTCCTGGCCCACCCGGACGTGGTCAGCGGGGACCTGGACACGGGCCTGGTGGAACGCGACCTGCAGGCCCTGCTCCCGGAGGGGGTCCCGGCCGAGGTGTACGCGGCGGCCGCGCTGCTGGCGGCGGCCCCGCCCGCCCGGCCGCAGGGCTGGGCCGACCCGTTCGACGCCGCCGACGGCTGGCGCCTGGGCGGGACCCCGGCGTGGACGGTGCACCACTTCCGCCTCCCCGGCCGGGACCCGGTGGAGGTCCGCACCCGCCCGTCCGGCCCCGGTACGGAGCTGCTGCTCGCCCCGGACGGCGACGGCGTCGCCGCCTCCGCCGCGGGCCGGGTCGTGGCGCGCACCGGCGACCTCGTCACCGTCGAACTGGACGGCGTCACGCACCGGTTCAGCCACGCCGCCTCCTCGGAGGGGACCTGGCTCGGCCGCGACGGCGACGCCTGGCACGTGCAGCGGCACGACCCCGTCGCCGCCCTGCTCGGCGGGGCCGGACGGACCGGCGCCGACACCCTCGCCGCGCCGATGCCCGGCACCGTCACCGTCGTCAAGGTGGCCGTCGGGGACAAGGTGGCGGCGGGCCAGAGCCTGCTGGTCGTCGAGGCGATGAAGATGGAGCACGTCATCTCCGCCCCGCACGCCGGCACCGTCACCGAACTCGACGTCACCCCGGGCACCACCGTCGCCATGGACCAGGTCCTGGCGGTCGTGACCCCGGACGGGGAAGAGGAGGGGGACCGGTGA